In Rhizobium sp. N324, a single genomic region encodes these proteins:
- a CDS encoding glycoside hydrolase family 2 protein, translating to MRGRLASIGAEESLLSEGWNLILTEPGACAVPHDIPLSAQFIPAPVPGTVAAALEKAGLFDRENPEPLNTRDAWYLCRLFDAEPGEAILRFAGLATLCHVFLNGQEILFSESMFTAHEIPVTLTGGDELALCFRALGPRLSEPGPRARWRPQMITPAGLKNFRTTLLGHMPGWCPDIHAVGPWRPISLVRRNPVSIDNVSIRAVLDENGAGRLSVSLHSNAEHPKMLLHCGGMEQPFEKIGDNHYSSILKLSDIEPWWPHTHGAPRLYELTLVSDDVEYSLGTTGFRRIEVERGADGDDFALTVNGERIFCRGAVWTTADIARLPGGRADYEPLLRLAAQAGMNMIRIGGTMAYETPDFFALCDELGLLVWQDFMFANFDYPRADKAFLGHVHAEVEEFLHGVQASPSLAVLCGGSEIHQQAAMLGLPVEFWSGPVTDEIIPAIAARMRPDVPYVPNSPHGGAMPFSPNAGIAHYYGVGAYMRPIADARRADVRFASESLAFAHVPQQRTLHRHLDVPAVHSPLWKARVPRDRSASWDFEDVRDFYLQLLYDLDPAGLRREDPGRYLDLSRAVTGEVIEETFAEWRRKGSACNGALVWTLQDLLPGPGWGVIDSTGEPKPVWYAMRRAFRPVQALFTDEGTNGLDVHVVNETDTALDVELEVACLRDGKQQVVSGSRAFKLAARDTERLAATSLFGAFFDTTYAFRFGPPAHDASVARLRSLADGAILAESFHFPCGRGKALHDAGIEASLARDGDDWFVDLRTDRLAQSVHIDVEGYRPDDDWFHLAPGAMRRVKLHALSGTESDLPPAGEIRSLGSSHRVVFSG from the coding sequence ATGCGGGGGCGTTTGGCAAGCATCGGTGCCGAGGAAAGCCTGCTTTCCGAAGGCTGGAACCTGATCCTGACGGAGCCGGGCGCCTGCGCCGTGCCGCATGATATTCCGCTCTCCGCCCAGTTCATTCCGGCACCCGTTCCCGGCACCGTTGCCGCAGCACTCGAAAAAGCCGGGCTGTTCGACCGGGAAAATCCAGAGCCGCTGAACACCAGGGATGCCTGGTACCTCTGCCGGCTGTTCGATGCCGAGCCCGGTGAGGCTATCCTGCGGTTCGCAGGGCTTGCCACACTTTGCCATGTCTTCCTCAACGGCCAGGAAATCCTGTTTTCCGAAAGCATGTTCACCGCGCACGAGATCCCGGTGACGCTGACGGGCGGCGACGAGCTGGCGCTCTGCTTTCGCGCACTCGGTCCCCGCCTGTCGGAGCCCGGCCCGCGGGCACGCTGGCGGCCTCAGATGATCACGCCGGCGGGGCTGAAGAATTTCCGCACGACGCTGCTCGGCCATATGCCGGGCTGGTGCCCCGATATCCATGCGGTCGGGCCATGGCGGCCGATTTCGCTGGTGCGGCGCAATCCCGTCTCGATCGACAATGTCTCCATCCGCGCCGTGTTGGACGAGAATGGCGCCGGCCGTCTCAGCGTCTCCCTGCACAGCAATGCCGAGCATCCCAAGATGCTGCTGCACTGCGGCGGCATGGAGCAGCCTTTTGAGAAGATCGGCGACAACCATTACTCTTCTATCCTCAAGCTTTCCGACATCGAGCCCTGGTGGCCGCACACGCATGGCGCTCCGCGTCTCTATGAGCTGACGCTCGTTTCCGACGACGTGGAGTATTCGCTCGGCACGACCGGCTTCCGGCGGATCGAGGTCGAGCGCGGCGCCGACGGCGACGATTTCGCGCTCACTGTCAACGGCGAACGTATCTTCTGCCGCGGCGCGGTGTGGACGACGGCCGATATCGCGCGTCTGCCGGGCGGGCGGGCGGATTATGAACCGTTACTGCGGCTTGCCGCTCAAGCCGGCATGAACATGATCCGCATCGGCGGCACCATGGCCTACGAGACGCCTGATTTCTTTGCGCTCTGCGACGAACTCGGCCTGCTCGTATGGCAGGATTTCATGTTCGCCAATTTCGATTATCCGCGCGCCGACAAGGCGTTTCTCGGCCATGTGCATGCGGAGGTCGAGGAATTCCTGCATGGCGTTCAGGCGTCACCATCGCTGGCAGTGCTCTGCGGCGGCAGCGAAATTCACCAGCAGGCGGCGATGCTGGGTCTCCCCGTCGAATTCTGGAGCGGGCCGGTCACCGATGAGATCATCCCGGCCATCGCTGCGCGCATGCGTCCCGACGTGCCCTATGTCCCGAATTCGCCACATGGCGGGGCGATGCCCTTTTCGCCGAATGCCGGTATCGCCCATTATTACGGTGTCGGCGCCTATATGCGGCCGATTGCCGATGCACGCCGCGCCGATGTGCGTTTTGCCTCCGAAAGCCTTGCCTTCGCGCATGTGCCGCAGCAGAGGACGCTGCACCGCCATCTCGACGTGCCGGCCGTCCACAGCCCGCTCTGGAAGGCCCGCGTGCCGCGCGACCGCAGCGCTTCGTGGGATTTCGAGGATGTTCGCGACTTCTACCTGCAGCTTCTCTACGACCTCGATCCGGCCGGGCTGCGCCGCGAAGATCCGGGCCGCTATCTCGATCTCTCCCGCGCCGTCACCGGCGAGGTGATCGAGGAGACTTTCGCCGAGTGGCGGCGCAAGGGCTCGGCCTGCAACGGTGCGCTCGTCTGGACATTGCAGGACCTGCTGCCCGGCCCCGGCTGGGGGGTGATCGATTCCACCGGCGAGCCGAAGCCGGTCTGGTATGCGATGCGCCGCGCCTTCCGGCCGGTGCAGGCGCTGTTCACCGACGAGGGGACCAACGGTCTCGACGTGCACGTCGTCAACGAGACGGATACAGCGCTCGACGTGGAGCTCGAGGTCGCCTGCCTGCGCGACGGAAAGCAGCAGGTCGTCAGCGGCAGCAGGGCTTTCAAGCTGGCGGCAAGGGATACCGAGCGTCTTGCCGCGACTTCACTGTTCGGCGCCTTTTTCGATACGACCTATGCCTTCCGTTTCGGGCCGCCGGCGCATGATGCCAGTGTTGCCCGCCTGCGTTCGCTGGCCGACGGCGCCATTTTGGCGGAAAGCTTCCACTTTCCGTGCGGACGGGGGAAGGCGCTGCATGATGCCGGCATCGAGGCATCGCTCGCCAGAGACGGCGACGACTGGTTCGTCGATCTCAGGACCGACCGGCTGGCGCAATCGGTGCATATCGATGTCGAAGGCTACCGGCCTGACGACGACTGGTTCCATCTGGCGCCCGGCGCGATGCGGCGCGTGAAACTCCACGCGCTCTCTGGCACCGAGAGCGATCTTCCGCCCGCAGGCGAAATCAGAAGCCTCGGCAGTTCGCATCGTGTCGTGTTCTCGGGTTGA
- a CDS encoding LysR family transcriptional regulator, with protein sequence MNMFASRRFLPSISHLAAFEAVARTGSVTAAARELDLTQSAVSRQVSALEEQLGVELFLRERQTMRLTLAGDSYAREIREALRRISSASLNLRANPHGGTLNLAILPTFGTRWLAPRLGRFLAANPGVTINLVTRLSPFDFRLDSIDAAIHFGHPHWPGAELTFLMSERTVPACSPDFLRRYAIAGPQDLLAVPLLHLTTRPDAWEQWFAGNGVSFESVHGMLFDQFATAAQAAIAGLGIALLPTFLMQEEISRGDLVAAVDQEMESRERYYLAFPPERADYAPLAAFRDWIVAEAAADRAA encoded by the coding sequence ATGAACATGTTCGCTTCGAGACGTTTTCTGCCATCGATTTCACATCTCGCCGCTTTCGAGGCGGTTGCCCGCACCGGCAGCGTCACGGCGGCCGCGCGCGAGCTCGATCTGACCCAGAGCGCCGTCAGCCGCCAGGTGAGCGCGCTGGAGGAACAGCTTGGCGTCGAGCTCTTCCTGCGCGAACGCCAGACCATGCGGCTGACGCTGGCCGGCGACAGTTATGCCCGCGAGATCCGCGAGGCGCTGCGGCGGATATCGAGCGCTTCGCTCAACCTGCGCGCCAATCCGCATGGCGGCACGCTCAATCTCGCCATCCTGCCGACCTTCGGCACCCGCTGGCTGGCACCGCGCCTCGGGCGCTTTCTCGCCGCCAATCCCGGTGTGACAATCAATCTGGTGACCCGGCTTTCACCTTTCGATTTCCGCCTCGATTCGATTGACGCCGCCATCCATTTCGGCCATCCGCACTGGCCGGGCGCCGAACTTACCTTTCTGATGTCGGAGCGCACGGTGCCGGCCTGCAGCCCGGATTTTCTCAGGCGATACGCAATCGCCGGGCCGCAGGATCTGCTCGCCGTTCCGCTGCTGCATCTGACGACCCGGCCCGACGCCTGGGAGCAATGGTTCGCCGGCAACGGCGTTTCCTTCGAAAGCGTGCACGGCATGCTCTTCGACCAGTTCGCCACCGCCGCGCAGGCGGCGATCGCCGGCCTCGGCATCGCCCTGCTGCCGACATTTCTGATGCAGGAGGAGATCAGCCGCGGCGATCTCGTCGCCGCCGTCGATCAGGAGATGGAAAGCCGCGAGCGCTATTATCTCGCCTTTCCGCCCGAACGCGCCGACTATGCGCCGCTTGCCGCCTTTCGCGATTGGATCGTCGCGGAAGCGGCCGCCGACCGGGCCGCGTGA
- the hglS gene encoding 2-oxoadipate dioxygenase/decarboxylase HglS, translating into MPQAVVSTDRIRSLFTEAMSQMYRTEVPQYGTLIELVADVNAGCLDNDPELRERLARAGELERIDVERHGAIRLGTADELFTIRRLFSVMGMEAVGYYDLSVAGVPVHSTCFRPIDEAALNINPFRVFTSLLRLELIEDEGLRGEAEAILAKRRIYTPRAIALIERHEQKGGLTDAEATEFVAEALETFRWHGEATVSAETYKRLHDAHRLIADVVSFKGPHINHLTPRTLDIDAVQARMPERGITPKAVIEGPPRRQCNILLRQTSFKALEETIIFAGDAAAVQGTHTARFGEIEQRGVALTAKGRALYDRLLASVRGEVQVGAGGAKAGAYDQELAERFKALPDSWDELRRQDLAFFHYYVTPAGIAAAVAAPLSGDPEALIAKGYLAFSPIVYEDFLPVSAAGIFQSNLGTDQQQNYATHSNRDAFEAALGASVEDELALYAERQAASLDAAMEVLGVTGLPLKTVA; encoded by the coding sequence ATGCCGCAAGCCGTCGTGTCCACAGACCGTATCCGCTCGCTCTTCACCGAGGCGATGTCGCAGATGTACCGGACGGAGGTGCCGCAATACGGCACGCTGATCGAACTGGTGGCGGATGTGAATGCCGGCTGTCTCGACAACGATCCGGAACTGCGCGAGCGGCTGGCCCGCGCCGGCGAGCTGGAGCGTATCGATGTCGAACGCCACGGCGCCATCCGGCTCGGCACGGCGGACGAGCTTTTCACTATCCGCCGGCTGTTTTCCGTCATGGGCATGGAGGCGGTCGGCTACTACGATCTTTCGGTTGCCGGTGTGCCAGTGCATTCCACTTGCTTCCGGCCGATCGACGAGGCCGCACTGAACATCAATCCGTTCCGCGTCTTTACCTCGCTGCTGCGATTGGAGCTGATCGAGGACGAAGGGCTGCGCGGCGAAGCTGAGGCCATTCTGGCAAAGCGGCGCATCTATACGCCGCGCGCCATCGCGCTAATCGAGCGCCACGAACAGAAGGGCGGCCTGACGGACGCCGAAGCAACGGAATTCGTCGCCGAGGCGCTCGAAACCTTCCGCTGGCACGGCGAGGCGACAGTCAGCGCCGAGACTTACAAGCGCCTGCACGATGCGCACCGGCTGATCGCCGACGTCGTCAGCTTCAAAGGCCCGCACATCAATCATCTGACGCCGCGCACGCTCGATATCGACGCGGTGCAGGCCCGCATGCCGGAGCGCGGCATCACGCCGAAGGCCGTCATCGAAGGGCCGCCGCGTCGTCAGTGCAATATCCTGCTGCGACAGACGAGCTTCAAGGCGCTTGAAGAAACGATCATCTTCGCCGGTGACGCGGCGGCAGTTCAGGGAACGCACACCGCCCGCTTCGGCGAGATCGAGCAGCGCGGCGTGGCGCTGACAGCCAAGGGCCGGGCGCTCTATGACCGGCTGCTCGCCTCGGTTCGCGGCGAAGTGCAGGTCGGCGCCGGTGGCGCCAAGGCCGGCGCCTACGATCAGGAACTTGCCGAGCGTTTCAAGGCGCTGCCGGACAGCTGGGACGAGCTGCGCCGGCAAGATCTCGCCTTCTTCCATTACTACGTGACGCCTGCAGGCATTGCCGCGGCCGTGGCCGCCCCACTGTCCGGCGATCCGGAAGCGCTGATCGCCAAGGGGTACCTTGCCTTCTCCCCGATCGTCTACGAAGACTTCCTGCCCGTGAGCGCGGCCGGCATCTTCCAGTCGAATCTCGGCACCGATCAGCAGCAGAACTATGCGACGCATTCGAACCGTGATGCCTTCGAGGCCGCGCTCGGCGCCAGCGTTGAGGATGAGCTGGCGCTTTATGCCGAGCGCCAGGCCGCCTCGCTGGATGCCGCGATGGAAGTGCTCGGCGTTACGGGCCTGCCGCTGAAGACCGTTGCCTGA
- a CDS encoding glycosyltransferase family 4 protein, translating to MAIVEADRVRERPQPETAPLIVHVVRQFLPNRGGLEDVVANLARQTLRRGYRVRVVTLDSLFTAPGDKLPAREDIDGIEVVRIPWSGSSRYPLAPAVFRHLADADLVHVHAIDFFFDALAWGRLLHRKPMIVTTHGGFFHTRKYAAIKRIWFRMLTRASALAYRRVVCCSASDLRQFSEIAPDSLLIENGADIGKFADTASRRARRRVVTIGRFSVNKRLDHLLDAMAVLKSRDPEWHLDIVGAESDLNRADVEAAIEGRNLSGRVTLHVSPDNGAIRRIITDASLFASASEYEGFGLVALEALSAGLLPVLNANDAFTTLADRHPVITLADFTNPETAATAVEVAYETLARQPDAVRAGLLDAARGYSWDIVAGRYIDLYRSLNVVADNI from the coding sequence ATGGCGATCGTCGAGGCGGACAGGGTGCGCGAGAGGCCGCAGCCGGAAACGGCGCCGCTGATCGTCCATGTCGTGCGCCAGTTCCTGCCCAATCGCGGCGGCCTGGAAGACGTGGTCGCCAATCTTGCCCGCCAGACCCTTCGCCGGGGTTATCGCGTCCGCGTCGTCACCCTCGATTCGCTGTTCACCGCGCCTGGGGACAAGCTGCCGGCCCGCGAAGATATCGACGGCATCGAGGTGGTGCGTATTCCCTGGTCCGGCAGCAGCCGCTATCCGCTGGCGCCTGCGGTTTTCCGTCATCTCGCCGATGCCGATCTTGTCCATGTCCATGCTATCGACTTCTTCTTCGACGCGCTCGCCTGGGGCCGGCTGCTGCATCGCAAGCCGATGATCGTCACCACCCATGGCGGCTTCTTTCACACGCGAAAATACGCGGCGATCAAGAGGATCTGGTTCCGGATGCTGACCCGCGCTTCGGCACTGGCCTATCGGCGCGTCGTCTGCTGCAGCGCCTCCGATCTCAGGCAGTTTTCCGAAATCGCGCCCGACAGCCTGCTGATCGAAAACGGCGCCGATATCGGCAAGTTCGCCGACACCGCTTCGCGCCGGGCAAGGCGCCGCGTCGTCACCATTGGCCGCTTCTCGGTGAACAAGCGGCTGGACCATCTGCTCGATGCGATGGCCGTGCTGAAGAGCCGTGATCCGGAATGGCATTTGGATATCGTCGGCGCCGAATCCGACCTGAACCGGGCCGATGTCGAAGCCGCGATCGAAGGCCGCAACCTTTCCGGCCGCGTCACCCTGCACGTTTCGCCTGACAACGGCGCCATCCGGCGCATCATCACGGATGCCTCGCTGTTTGCCTCCGCCTCGGAATATGAAGGTTTCGGCCTGGTGGCTCTGGAGGCGTTGAGCGCCGGCCTGCTGCCGGTGCTGAACGCCAACGATGCCTTTACCACGCTTGCCGACCGGCACCCCGTCATCACGCTTGCCGATTTCACCAATCCCGAGACTGCCGCGACAGCGGTCGAGGTGGCCTATGAAACCCTCGCACGCCAACCGGACGCCGTCCGCGCCGGGCTTCTCGACGCCGCGCGCGGTTATTCCTGGGACATCGTCGCCGGGCGCTACATCGATCTCTACCGGTCGCTGAACGTCGTCGCAGACAATATCTAA
- a CDS encoding oligosaccharide flippase family protein, with amino-acid sequence MSKGIIANSVMNAAAGMLLLLTGFVSSIITARLLGPEANGIVAFSLWLVVTGASIAELGSSITLLKTLPQLSAEGYDMRRRRGFAAILVSFMMFSTVVLLALYALFFLTSEEMHWADTAPSVALVTGVLFFVQAIGSFVKFYLIGEKKLGAFFRLTVAVSILQLAGVAAGAVFYGVEGVLVGYALGQLVLFFATLPILLARRDWCGVSLKALASSSVILSIQFIIDSIFLNRLELLFLQQFWSVEMVGYYAVGLSIANIALQLPIQMTGSLLPYYSERRHNSDDSTLPVEVFAAVTRSMAYIVLPMSLGLAAISSELVLVVFGEAFRRSGTVVALLALVAPAYTFMQILSLYLLSMDRARSRLNISVIGGLLMVVGCLLIVPTLAAEGAALVRILVFVAMSVMMIRQTGFGSQLSGLYTSLTKVTLAAVLCACGAISALEFIRGPIGLVVAILAGTLCYFAALRVLRVMPAEDVEVMRSILGKMPRVLQRPVGYAINFIAPRLPGDPDRAKVAPGEFSLEPAEGAGRSAALPVVFDGTIGLFMPENPTVQKRSAAVLFVSPWGFEEMCSRKFFRVAAEHFSDIGVASLRFDYRGTGDALDFGALPARLETWENSIRAAAAKLKSLSGCDRIILIGQGLGATLAHRIGASIDGVDSLVMLAPVLSGRAYLRELNMWSKIIDADLGLGKEHVQTAKVQIAGLVMPEEIAAELGKLNIAAPQALAASRYLILERPAKADDTGFADALKALGAEVEQTVFEGYDELATNPLFAKTPTEVVGLLKTWLERATMETSAVGSPEAIDNPPLAGEGFVETPVRFGSHNHLVGVVSRPLGAIEGNAVLFLSTAYDRHAGWGRTTVDMARELARQGVVSLRFDSANVGDSPPRPDAPEQVLYSSTQTEDAVAALDLLESVVAGPIMVAGRCSGGYVAFRAGVADERLKAVVSINPFVYYWDPEIPVRREHVVSVPRSLDDYGQRLARVDTLKRLISGQVDVVAALQNIVIAGGRRLSPWIAPLIELLPDRRHIAREVRHSFALFGKRKVPLTLIYSEGDVGLDHVYFHFGPRGAKLSRYPNVRLLMLPDADHNLTPPQSRKFVLDEIIRLARA; translated from the coding sequence ATGTCGAAGGGTATTATCGCAAATTCGGTGATGAATGCGGCGGCCGGCATGCTGCTGCTGCTGACGGGTTTCGTGTCATCGATCATAACCGCGCGGCTGCTCGGGCCGGAGGCCAACGGCATCGTCGCCTTCTCGCTCTGGCTGGTGGTCACGGGCGCCTCGATCGCCGAACTCGGCTCGAGCATCACGCTGTTGAAGACCCTGCCGCAGCTTTCGGCGGAAGGTTACGACATGCGCCGCCGGCGGGGTTTTGCCGCCATCCTCGTCAGCTTCATGATGTTTTCGACCGTCGTGCTGCTGGCGCTCTACGCCCTGTTCTTCCTGACGTCGGAGGAGATGCACTGGGCCGACACGGCGCCGTCCGTCGCTCTGGTCACCGGCGTGCTGTTCTTCGTCCAGGCGATCGGATCCTTCGTCAAATTCTATCTGATCGGCGAAAAAAAGCTGGGCGCCTTTTTCCGGCTGACGGTGGCCGTCTCGATTTTGCAGCTTGCCGGTGTTGCCGCCGGCGCCGTTTTCTACGGCGTCGAAGGCGTTCTCGTCGGTTATGCGCTCGGCCAGCTCGTGCTGTTCTTCGCCACGCTGCCGATCTTGCTTGCACGGCGCGACTGGTGCGGGGTTTCGCTGAAAGCTCTCGCCTCTTCCTCGGTCATCCTGTCGATCCAGTTCATCATCGATTCGATCTTCCTCAATCGGCTTGAGCTGCTCTTCCTGCAGCAGTTCTGGTCGGTCGAGATGGTCGGTTACTACGCCGTCGGCCTGTCGATCGCCAATATCGCGCTGCAATTGCCGATCCAGATGACCGGCAGCCTGCTGCCCTATTATTCCGAGCGTCGGCATAACAGCGATGATTCGACCTTGCCGGTCGAGGTCTTCGCCGCGGTCACCCGCAGCATGGCCTATATCGTTTTGCCGATGAGCCTCGGGCTGGCGGCGATCTCCAGCGAACTCGTGCTCGTGGTGTTCGGCGAAGCGTTCCGCCGCAGCGGCACGGTGGTGGCGCTGCTGGCGCTGGTGGCGCCCGCCTATACCTTCATGCAGATCCTCAGCCTCTACCTCCTGTCGATGGACAGGGCTCGCTCCCGCCTGAACATCAGTGTGATAGGTGGCCTTCTGATGGTAGTCGGTTGTTTACTGATCGTACCTACGCTTGCCGCCGAGGGTGCTGCACTCGTGCGCATCCTCGTCTTCGTTGCGATGTCGGTGATGATGATCAGGCAGACAGGATTCGGATCCCAGCTTTCGGGCCTCTACACGAGCCTGACGAAGGTGACGCTCGCCGCCGTGCTCTGTGCCTGCGGGGCGATTTCGGCGCTGGAATTCATCCGGGGTCCGATCGGCCTCGTCGTTGCAATCCTTGCCGGCACACTCTGCTATTTCGCGGCACTCCGCGTGCTGCGCGTCATGCCGGCCGAAGATGTCGAGGTCATGCGTTCCATTCTCGGCAAGATGCCGCGCGTGCTGCAGCGCCCGGTGGGGTACGCGATCAATTTCATTGCGCCGCGGCTTCCGGGCGATCCCGACCGCGCCAAGGTCGCGCCCGGTGAATTCTCGCTGGAACCGGCCGAGGGTGCCGGCCGTAGCGCTGCCCTGCCTGTCGTCTTCGACGGCACGATCGGCCTGTTCATGCCTGAAAATCCCACGGTCCAGAAACGTTCGGCCGCCGTGCTCTTCGTCAGCCCCTGGGGTTTCGAGGAGATGTGCAGCCGCAAATTCTTCCGTGTCGCGGCCGAGCATTTCTCCGATATCGGCGTGGCGAGCCTGCGCTTCGACTATCGCGGCACTGGCGATGCGCTCGATTTCGGCGCACTGCCGGCAAGGCTGGAAACCTGGGAAAACTCGATTCGCGCGGCCGCCGCCAAGCTGAAATCGCTCTCCGGTTGCGACCGTATCATCCTTATCGGACAGGGCCTCGGCGCAACGCTTGCCCACCGCATCGGCGCCTCGATCGACGGCGTCGACAGCCTGGTGATGCTGGCGCCGGTGCTGAGCGGCCGGGCCTATCTGCGCGAACTCAACATGTGGTCCAAGATCATCGATGCCGATCTCGGCCTCGGCAAGGAGCATGTCCAGACCGCGAAGGTGCAGATCGCCGGGCTCGTCATGCCCGAAGAGATCGCCGCCGAACTCGGCAAGCTCAACATCGCTGCGCCGCAGGCGCTTGCAGCATCGCGATATCTGATCCTCGAACGGCCCGCCAAGGCCGACGATACCGGCTTTGCCGATGCGCTGAAGGCGCTCGGCGCCGAGGTCGAACAGACGGTTTTCGAAGGTTATGACGAGCTCGCCACCAATCCGCTGTTTGCCAAGACGCCGACCGAGGTCGTCGGGCTGCTGAAGACGTGGTTGGAGAGGGCGACGATGGAGACATCCGCGGTCGGCTCACCTGAGGCGATCGACAATCCGCCGCTTGCCGGCGAGGGTTTTGTCGAAACGCCGGTGCGTTTCGGCAGCCACAATCATCTGGTCGGCGTCGTCAGCCGGCCGCTCGGCGCGATCGAGGGCAATGCCGTGCTGTTCCTGTCGACTGCCTATGACCGGCATGCCGGCTGGGGACGGACGACCGTGGATATGGCGCGCGAGCTCGCACGCCAAGGCGTCGTTTCGCTGCGTTTCGATTCCGCCAATGTCGGCGATAGCCCGCCGCGGCCGGATGCGCCGGAACAGGTGCTCTATTCCAGCACGCAGACCGAGGACGCGGTCGCCGCCCTCGATCTGCTCGAAAGCGTCGTCGCAGGCCCGATCATGGTGGCCGGCCGCTGCAGCGGTGGTTATGTCGCCTTCCGCGCCGGCGTTGCCGATGAGCGGTTGAAGGCCGTCGTCTCGATCAATCCCTTCGTCTATTACTGGGATCCGGAGATACCGGTGCGCCGGGAGCATGTCGTCTCCGTCCCCCGCAGCCTCGATGATTACGGTCAGCGCCTGGCGCGGGTGGATACGCTGAAGCGGCTCATCAGCGGGCAGGTGGATGTGGTGGCGGCGCTGCAGAATATCGTCATCGCCGGCGGCCGGCGCCTGTCGCCGTGGATCGCGCCGCTCATCGAACTGCTGCCCGACCGGCGCCATATTGCCCGCGAGGTTCGGCATTCCTTCGCGCTATTCGGCAAGCGCAAGGTGCCGCTGACGCTGATCTACAGCGAGGGCGATGTCGGGCTCGACCACGTCTATTTCCATTTCGGGCCGCGCGGCGCCAAGCTTTCGCGCTATCCGAACGTGCGGCTGCTGATGCTGCCGGATGCCGACCACAATCTGACGCCGCCGCAATCGCGCAAATTCGTGCTCGACGAGATCATTCGCCTGGCAAGAGCGTGA
- a CDS encoding Lrp/AsnC ligand binding domain-containing protein, with translation MKPIFVQLQCAPGKTYEVADAIYQTELVSELYSTSGDYDLLLKVYIEEGQDIGKFINDNIANIPGIVRSLTTLTFKAF, from the coding sequence ATGAAGCCGATCTTCGTCCAGCTCCAATGCGCCCCTGGCAAAACCTATGAGGTCGCCGACGCCATCTACCAGACCGAACTGGTCTCGGAGCTCTATTCCACCAGCGGCGACTACGACCTGCTGCTGAAGGTCTATATCGAGGAAGGCCAGGATATCGGCAAATTCATCAACGACAATATCGCCAATATTCCCGGCATCGTCCGCTCGCTGACGACCCTGACCTTCAAAGCCTTCTGA
- a CDS encoding glycosyltransferase family 4 protein: MRTTYRFLRAHVLQRLIPRSRLAFNPRRPVEIVGYLSMAVGVGESARLCAGALSEAGRAISLSDVSTHPDETSFAGWTSSRLSAEAPGSRIWHLNPPMLPRAILKKGVANFTRAFNIGYFAWELEVVPAEWRHAMHYMNAVFVPSEFTRRAIAPLTRAPVIVVPHPVTGAPATDGMREKFGIEKDAFLVSFIFSAGSSINRKNPQAVIEAFRIFAAEAPSAFLLMKASGDVNKDEGLRELVASVAGDARIRIVTDRLSNADINGLIRSSDAYLSLHRSEGFGLTVAEAIMQGTPVISTAWSGTADFCDPENTWQVGSSLIPVVDTHPEFAGLAGAVWADPSPAVAAAHLRDIFRAPERALEKAEKAREFLLRYLAENSYEKALQALAAMQAS; encoded by the coding sequence TTGAGAACGACATACCGCTTTTTGCGCGCCCATGTCCTGCAACGGCTGATCCCGCGGTCGCGTCTTGCCTTCAATCCCCGCAGGCCGGTGGAAATCGTCGGCTATCTCTCGATGGCTGTCGGCGTCGGTGAGTCGGCAAGGCTCTGTGCCGGCGCGCTCTCCGAAGCAGGAAGGGCGATTTCGCTCTCCGATGTCAGCACCCATCCAGACGAGACGTCCTTCGCCGGATGGACGTCGTCGCGTCTTTCCGCCGAGGCGCCGGGAAGCCGGATCTGGCACCTCAATCCGCCGATGCTGCCGCGCGCCATCCTGAAGAAGGGTGTCGCGAATTTCACGCGCGCCTTCAATATCGGCTATTTCGCCTGGGAGCTGGAAGTCGTGCCGGCGGAGTGGCGCCATGCAATGCATTATATGAACGCCGTCTTCGTGCCGTCGGAATTCACCCGGCGGGCGATTGCGCCGCTCACCAGGGCGCCGGTCATCGTCGTTCCGCATCCGGTGACCGGGGCCCCGGCGACCGATGGCATGCGGGAAAAGTTCGGCATCGAGAAGGACGCCTTTCTCGTCAGCTTCATCTTCAGCGCCGGCTCCTCGATCAACCGGAAGAATCCGCAGGCCGTCATCGAGGCTTTCAGGATATTCGCCGCCGAAGCCCCAAGCGCCTTCCTGCTGATGAAGGCCAGCGGCGATGTGAACAAGGATGAAGGCCTGCGTGAACTGGTTGCTTCGGTCGCAGGCGACGCCCGGATCAGGATCGTCACCGACAGGCTGTCGAACGCCGATATCAACGGCCTCATCCGGTCGTCCGACGCCTATCTTTCGCTGCATCGTTCCGAGGGTTTCGGGCTGACGGTGGCCGAGGCGATCATGCAGGGCACGCCGGTTATCTCCACCGCCTGGTCGGGCACGGCGGATTTCTGCGACCCTGAGAATACATGGCAGGTCGGATCTTCCCTCATTCCGGTCGTCGATACTCATCCCGAATTTGCCGGGCTTGCGGGCGCGGTCTGGGCGGATCCTTCCCCGGCAGTTGCGGCGGCGCATCTGCGCGACATCTTTCGCGCGCCCGAGCGGGCGCTTGAGAAGGCGGAGAAAGCCCGGGAATTCCTGCTGCGTTATCTCGCCGAGAATAGCTACGAGAAGGCGCTTCAGGCGCTGGCGGCGATGCAGGCGAGCTAA